A single genomic interval of Streptomyces graminofaciens harbors:
- a CDS encoding TerC family protein: MEVSTTLWVLTIVGLAALIAVDFFIGRKPHDVSIKEAGIWTVVWITLAGLFGFGLLIFGGGQAGGEFFAGFITEKSLSVDNLFVFVLIMAKFAVPSQYQQRVLMVGVLIALVLRAIFIAAGAAVLASFAWVFYIFGAFLIWTAWKLIQEARAGDEDEEFEENKLLKAAERRFGVADRYHGTKLWIQENGKRVMTPMLVVMLAIGTTDVLFALDSIPAIFGLTQDPYIVFTANAFALMGLRQLYFLIGGLLKKLVHLSYGLSIILGFIGVKLVLHALHESGVHVPEISISVSLGVICSVLIITTITSLRASKKQAAPEAAQEKSEGAPKDNIDV; this comes from the coding sequence GTGGAAGTTTCAACGACCCTATGGGTACTGACCATCGTGGGCCTTGCCGCCCTGATCGCGGTTGATTTCTTCATCGGCCGCAAGCCGCATGACGTCTCGATCAAGGAAGCCGGAATCTGGACGGTCGTCTGGATCACCCTGGCAGGCCTCTTCGGGTTCGGCCTGCTGATCTTCGGTGGCGGACAGGCCGGCGGCGAGTTCTTCGCCGGCTTCATCACCGAGAAGTCCCTCAGTGTCGACAACCTCTTCGTCTTCGTCCTGATCATGGCGAAGTTCGCGGTGCCGTCCCAGTACCAGCAGCGCGTGCTGATGGTCGGTGTCCTCATAGCCCTGGTGCTGCGGGCCATCTTCATCGCCGCGGGTGCCGCCGTCCTCGCCAGCTTCGCCTGGGTGTTCTACATCTTCGGCGCCTTCCTGATCTGGACCGCCTGGAAGCTCATCCAGGAGGCCCGGGCCGGCGACGAGGACGAGGAGTTCGAGGAGAACAAGCTGCTCAAGGCAGCCGAGCGCAGGTTCGGTGTCGCCGACCGCTACCACGGCACCAAGCTGTGGATCCAGGAGAACGGCAAGCGGGTCATGACCCCGATGCTGGTCGTGATGCTGGCCATCGGTACCACCGACGTGCTCTTCGCGCTCGACTCCATCCCTGCGATCTTCGGCCTGACGCAGGACCCGTACATAGTGTTCACGGCCAACGCCTTCGCCCTGATGGGTCTGCGGCAGCTGTACTTCCTCATCGGTGGCCTGCTGAAGAAGCTGGTCCACCTGAGCTACGGCCTGTCGATCATCCTGGGCTTCATCGGCGTCAAGCTGGTGCTGCACGCGCTGCACGAGTCCGGCGTCCACGTCCCCGAGATCAGCATTTCGGTCTCGCTCGGCGTGATCTGCTCGGTCCTGATCATCACCACGATCACCAGCCTGAGGGCATCCAAGAAGCAGGCGGCGCCCGAGGCGGCGCAGGAGAAGAGCGAAGGCGCTCCGAAGGACAATATCGACGTCTGA
- a CDS encoding glycoside hydrolase family 3 C-terminal domain-containing protein — MAISHDRSAAEPSLDEKTTLLSGQDFWSTKPSPRAGIPSLVLSDGPHGVRRQRKDAGNLGLYDSEPATCFPPAVALASSWDPELVGRVGEALGREARALGVNVLLGPGVNIKRSPLCGRNFEYFSEDPLLSGVLGTAHVVGVQNQGVGASVKHFAANNQETDRMQVSADVDERTLREIYFPAFERIVAQARPATVMCSYNKINGTYASESHWLLTQVLREEWGFDGLVVSDWGAVGDRVAALLAGTDLEMPGNGRGTDAEVAAAVRSGVLEEAVVDTAVARLRDVAGRVHAEARPPAVDFGMHHRLAREAAADCLVLLKNENRTLPLAPTGRVAVIGEFAAALRYQGGGSSHVNATQVDSPVDELRALLPDAQVDFAQGYDTTGRSEAALLREEAVALAAGADTAVLVVGLREADESEGFDRENLLLPPEQIELIRAVARAAPRTAVVILNGGVVSLEDWHDEVDAVVEAWLPGQAGGGAIADVLTGRINPSGRLAETIPLRLQDTPCHLNFPGEQGHVRYGEGVMVGYRYYETADVAVRHPFGHGLSYTTFAQTGFQVTVGGPDAATVSVTVTNTGDRHGKHVVQIYVTPPRRTVGSPARELRGFTKVALAPGESTTVEIALDRRAFAYWDISRDDWTVAPGGYQVHLADNAHDVVATAVLDLAGDRLVRPLTLESPVRDWFGHPWVGPALTSAMLSGLTEEEAAAAAEGNADALRLLSSMAMRQFVGFLPRQLPDELLEELMETSTVSPEPIDD; from the coding sequence ATGGCCATCAGCCACGACCGCAGCGCCGCCGAGCCGAGTCTCGACGAGAAGACCACTCTGCTCTCGGGTCAGGACTTCTGGTCCACCAAGCCCTCCCCCCGGGCGGGGATCCCTTCGCTCGTCCTGAGCGACGGCCCGCACGGTGTCCGCCGCCAGCGCAAGGACGCCGGCAACCTCGGCCTGTACGACAGTGAGCCCGCTACCTGCTTCCCACCCGCGGTGGCGCTGGCCTCCAGCTGGGACCCCGAACTGGTCGGCCGGGTGGGTGAGGCGCTCGGCCGCGAGGCCCGGGCGCTGGGTGTGAACGTACTGCTCGGCCCGGGCGTCAACATCAAGCGCTCACCATTGTGCGGCCGCAACTTCGAGTACTTCTCCGAAGACCCGCTCCTCAGCGGCGTACTGGGCACGGCGCACGTCGTGGGTGTGCAGAACCAGGGCGTCGGCGCCTCGGTCAAGCACTTCGCGGCCAACAACCAGGAGACCGACCGGATGCAGGTCAGCGCCGACGTCGACGAGCGCACCCTGCGGGAGATCTACTTCCCGGCATTCGAACGGATCGTGGCCCAGGCACGCCCGGCGACCGTCATGTGCTCCTACAACAAGATCAACGGCACCTACGCCTCCGAGAGCCACTGGCTGCTCACCCAGGTACTACGGGAGGAGTGGGGCTTCGACGGACTTGTCGTCTCCGACTGGGGGGCGGTAGGGGACCGTGTCGCCGCGCTGCTGGCCGGCACCGACCTGGAGATGCCCGGCAACGGTCGCGGCACCGATGCGGAGGTCGCCGCCGCGGTGCGGTCCGGAGTTCTGGAAGAGGCCGTCGTCGACACCGCCGTCGCACGGCTCCGCGATGTGGCCGGGCGGGTCCATGCCGAGGCCCGTCCGCCCGCGGTTGACTTCGGGATGCACCACCGGCTGGCCCGCGAGGCCGCCGCCGACTGCCTGGTGCTGCTGAAGAACGAGAACCGGACGCTGCCGCTGGCTCCGACCGGCCGGGTCGCGGTCATCGGCGAGTTCGCCGCTGCCCTGCGCTATCAGGGGGGCGGAAGCTCCCATGTCAACGCCACACAGGTCGACAGCCCGGTGGACGAGCTGCGGGCTCTGCTGCCCGACGCCCAGGTCGACTTCGCCCAGGGGTACGACACCACGGGCCGCTCGGAAGCGGCACTACTGCGTGAAGAAGCCGTCGCGCTGGCCGCCGGGGCCGACACGGCCGTGCTCGTCGTCGGGCTGCGCGAGGCCGACGAGTCCGAGGGCTTCGACAGAGAGAACCTGCTCCTGCCGCCGGAGCAGATCGAGTTGATCCGCGCCGTGGCACGCGCCGCTCCGCGGACCGCCGTGGTGATCCTCAACGGCGGAGTGGTGTCCCTGGAGGACTGGCACGACGAGGTGGACGCGGTGGTCGAGGCCTGGCTGCCCGGCCAGGCCGGCGGCGGCGCCATCGCCGACGTGCTCACCGGCCGGATCAACCCCTCCGGCCGACTGGCCGAGACCATCCCGCTCCGGCTCCAGGACACCCCGTGCCACCTCAACTTCCCCGGTGAACAGGGGCACGTCCGCTACGGCGAAGGCGTGATGGTCGGCTACCGGTACTACGAGACCGCCGATGTCGCCGTCCGCCACCCGTTCGGCCACGGCCTGAGCTACACCACTTTCGCGCAGACCGGCTTCCAGGTCACCGTCGGCGGCCCGGACGCCGCCACGGTCAGCGTCACGGTCACCAACACCGGCGACCGCCACGGCAAGCACGTGGTACAGATCTACGTGACCCCGCCTCGGCGGACGGTCGGCAGCCCGGCCCGGGAACTGCGCGGCTTCACCAAGGTCGCGCTCGCCCCTGGCGAGAGCACCACCGTCGAGATCGCCCTGGACCGCCGCGCCTTCGCCTACTGGGACATCAGCCGTGACGACTGGACCGTAGCGCCCGGCGGGTACCAGGTGCATCTGGCCGACAACGCGCACGACGTCGTCGCCACCGCCGTCCTCGACCTGGCCGGGGACAGGCTCGTGCGGCCGCTCACCCTCGAATCCCCCGTTCGTGACTGGTTCGGCCACCCCTGGGTCGGCCCCGCGCTGACCTCCGCGATGCTTTCCGGGCTGACCGAGGAGGAGGCCGCCGCAGCGGCGGAGGGCAATGCCGACGCACTGCGCCTGCTGTCCTCCATGGCGATGCGCCAGTTCGTGGGTTTCCTGCCCAGACAACTGCCGGATGAGCTGCTGGAAGAGCTCATGGAGACGAGCACGGTGTCGCCGGAGCCTATCGACGACTGA
- a CDS encoding alpha-L-rhamnosidase yields the protein MDTTTTVIGLHTSDDSGLVATPYPEPRLSWSLASERPGVLQHAYEIQVSADRSFDDPASSGEVESGLVTDHPWPAPPLRSREVRYWRARVRTDLGWTEWSGPAQVEAALLDEMDWTARPVHVPSDRGRTSPGPVPLLRREFDLPAEPVSARLYVTSLGVHRTAVNGRPVSDELLEPGWTSYPNRLLYATYDVTGLLVPGRNALAAAVGDGWYRGHLTWRKNRNVYGDTSALLAQLEVTLADGTTVTVATDDRWRGGYGDLLAADLYDGCERDLRHVPDGWQLPGFDDRGWEQAAALHLPTGLAQRAHPPVRVVQTIRPERRTLPDGTIALDAGENITGWLRFRADGPAGSTVTVRHAEVLDEDGRLLTSILRGARATDQYTLAGGTAELEPEFTFHGFRYAEIDASPGVTIEAIEVDVMASDLRRIGEFHCSDERVNTLYANVVRSQRGNFLAVPTDCPQRDERLGWTGDIMAFAPTACTNFDSRTFLDSWLTDLSIEQRPDGAVPLVIPDVDLGDLPPTELPFAGTAAGWGDAATVVPTALFDAYGRRSLLRRHYAAMRAWVEFTAGRLDKDGTWSGNAQLGDWLDPAAPPEHPERATTDSAYVATVFVANSARLLADAARELGHVEDADRYAALHRRTAEAAWRKWASHARTTQTGCALALQFGIAPTAERAAVSEDLAALVRANGGRIATGFLGTPFVLPALSDTGHVAEAYQLLLNTECPGWLYQVARGATTMWERWDAIRPDGTIDTEKAGTMLSFNHYAYGAVAAWLYQSVVGLRATAPGYRTVDIGPHPGGGLTSADASIVTPYGTAAVAWAISGNTLTVDISLPPGTTGRFSAPEGWRCPTGGGRLGSGRHQLTLHAGS from the coding sequence ATGGACACCACGACTACGGTCATCGGACTGCACACCTCGGACGACTCCGGTCTCGTGGCCACCCCGTACCCGGAACCCCGTCTGTCATGGTCGCTGGCGAGCGAACGGCCGGGCGTCCTCCAGCACGCCTACGAGATCCAGGTGTCAGCCGACCGGTCCTTCGACGACCCTGCGTCCAGCGGAGAGGTCGAGTCCGGCCTGGTGACCGATCACCCGTGGCCGGCGCCTCCGCTGCGCAGTCGCGAGGTCCGCTACTGGCGCGCCCGTGTCCGCACCGACCTCGGGTGGACGGAGTGGAGCGGACCCGCCCAGGTGGAGGCCGCGCTGCTCGACGAGATGGATTGGACGGCCCGCCCCGTCCATGTCCCCAGTGACCGGGGCCGTACCTCCCCCGGCCCGGTGCCGCTGCTCCGCCGGGAGTTCGACCTTCCGGCGGAGCCGGTATCCGCGCGCCTGTATGTGACCTCGTTGGGCGTCCACCGCACCGCGGTCAACGGCCGCCCCGTCTCCGACGAGCTGCTGGAGCCGGGCTGGACGAGCTACCCCAACCGGCTGCTGTACGCCACCTACGACGTCACCGGCCTGCTCGTCCCCGGTCGCAACGCCCTTGCCGCCGCGGTCGGCGACGGCTGGTACCGGGGCCATCTCACCTGGCGCAAGAACCGCAACGTCTACGGCGATACATCGGCACTGCTCGCCCAGCTCGAAGTCACCCTGGCCGACGGCACCACCGTCACGGTCGCCACCGACGACCGATGGCGGGGCGGCTACGGCGACCTGCTGGCGGCGGACCTGTACGACGGCTGCGAGCGCGACCTCCGCCACGTACCCGACGGCTGGCAACTGCCCGGTTTCGACGACCGCGGCTGGGAGCAGGCCGCCGCACTCCACTTGCCCACCGGGCTGGCCCAGCGGGCCCACCCACCGGTGCGCGTCGTCCAAACCATCCGGCCCGAGCGACGAACCTTGCCCGACGGCACGATCGCCCTCGACGCGGGCGAGAACATCACCGGCTGGCTCAGATTCCGCGCGGACGGGCCGGCGGGAAGCACGGTGACCGTCCGGCACGCCGAAGTCCTCGACGAAGACGGACGCCTGTTGACCAGCATCCTGCGCGGCGCACGCGCCACCGACCAGTACACCCTGGCCGGCGGCACCGCCGAACTGGAGCCCGAGTTCACCTTCCACGGCTTCCGGTACGCCGAGATCGACGCCTCCCCCGGCGTCACCATCGAGGCAATCGAAGTCGACGTCATGGCCAGCGACCTGCGCCGGATCGGCGAGTTCCACTGTTCCGACGAGCGCGTGAACACGCTGTACGCCAACGTCGTACGCTCCCAGCGCGGCAACTTCCTCGCCGTCCCCACGGACTGCCCGCAACGCGACGAACGGCTCGGCTGGACCGGCGACATCATGGCTTTCGCCCCCACGGCCTGCACCAACTTCGACAGCCGCACTTTCCTGGACAGCTGGCTCACCGACCTCTCCATCGAGCAACGTCCCGACGGCGCGGTCCCCCTGGTGATTCCCGACGTGGACCTCGGCGACCTGCCGCCGACCGAGCTGCCGTTCGCCGGCACCGCCGCGGGCTGGGGCGACGCCGCCACCGTCGTGCCGACCGCCCTCTTCGACGCCTACGGCCGGCGCAGCCTGCTGCGTCGGCATTACGCGGCGATGCGCGCGTGGGTCGAGTTCACCGCCGGTCGGCTGGACAAGGACGGGACCTGGAGCGGCAACGCGCAACTCGGTGACTGGCTCGACCCGGCCGCCCCACCGGAGCACCCGGAGCGTGCCACCACCGACTCCGCCTATGTCGCCACCGTCTTCGTCGCCAACAGCGCCCGCCTGCTCGCCGACGCGGCCCGGGAACTGGGCCATGTCGAGGACGCCGACCGGTATGCGGCCCTGCACCGGCGCACCGCCGAAGCCGCATGGCGGAAGTGGGCATCCCACGCCCGGACCACCCAGACCGGATGCGCGCTGGCCCTCCAGTTCGGCATCGCGCCCACCGCCGAACGTGCCGCGGTGAGCGAGGACCTCGCCGCCTTGGTCCGCGCCAACGGCGGACGCATCGCCACCGGCTTCCTCGGCACACCGTTCGTGCTGCCCGCCCTCAGCGACACCGGTCATGTGGCCGAGGCGTACCAACTCCTACTCAACACCGAGTGCCCGGGCTGGCTCTATCAGGTCGCACGCGGCGCCACCACCATGTGGGAGCGATGGGACGCCATCCGCCCCGACGGCACCATCGACACCGAGAAGGCCGGCACGATGCTGTCGTTCAACCACTACGCCTACGGCGCCGTCGCTGCCTGGCTCTACCAATCCGTCGTCGGCCTGCGGGCGACGGCTCCGGGCTACCGCACCGTGGACATCGGTCCCCACCCCGGAGGCGGCCTCACCTCGGCGGACGCCTCGATCGTCACCCCGTACGGCACGGCAGCCGTCGCTTGGGCGATCAGCGGCAACACGCTGACGGTGGACATCTCGCTCCCGCCTGGCACGACCGGACGGTTCAGCGCACCCGAGGGATGGCGTTGCCCCACCGGAGGCGGCCGGCTCGGATCCGGCCGCCACCAACTGACCCTCCACGCCGGCTCATGA
- a CDS encoding alpha/beta hydrolase, with translation MIRHHDFRYAGMTLRSTVHIPEGLTGTRWPTVLFVHGFTSNRLELPNFVAMSRLLEAHGIASVRFDLSGHGESDGDFFDVTITGEIAETRAVLQTVRTFDFVDHDRIGLVGMSMGGVVAGIVAAEEPGISALCLWSPAAVAPFEIGSGYLKGRRLAPEIAEKGYVDTDGHRMSLALVEDIAGLDVYGRSSAYAGPVHILHGDKDDIGPIEYVRRYLDHYDGNAHLEIVEGADHAWGSVPHRTTLHQSTLRFFREHLT, from the coding sequence GTGATCCGCCATCACGACTTCCGCTACGCCGGCATGACGCTGCGCTCCACGGTGCACATTCCCGAAGGGCTGACGGGAACCCGCTGGCCCACAGTGCTGTTCGTGCACGGTTTCACCTCCAACCGGCTCGAACTGCCGAACTTCGTCGCCATGTCCCGGCTGCTGGAGGCCCATGGCATCGCCTCCGTCCGGTTCGACCTCTCGGGCCACGGCGAGAGCGACGGCGACTTCTTCGACGTCACGATCACCGGCGAGATCGCAGAGACCCGCGCGGTGCTCCAAACGGTCCGGACCTTCGACTTCGTCGACCACGACCGGATCGGCCTGGTCGGGATGAGCATGGGCGGGGTGGTCGCCGGCATCGTCGCCGCCGAGGAACCGGGGATCAGCGCGCTGTGTCTGTGGTCGCCGGCCGCGGTCGCCCCTTTCGAGATCGGCAGCGGCTACCTCAAGGGCCGCAGGCTCGCTCCGGAGATCGCGGAGAAGGGTTACGTCGACACCGACGGGCACCGCATGAGCCTTGCGCTCGTCGAGGACATCGCTGGTCTCGACGTCTACGGGCGCTCGAGCGCTTACGCCGGCCCGGTCCACATCCTCCACGGCGACAAGGACGACATCGGCCCCATCGAGTACGTGCGCCGCTACCTGGACCACTACGACGGCAACGCGCACCTCGAGATCGTCGAGGGCGCGGACCACGCCTGGGGATCCGTGCCGCACCGCACCACGCTGCACCAGTCCACCCTGCGATTCTTCCGGGAGCACCTCACGTGA
- a CDS encoding LacI family DNA-binding transcriptional regulator has translation MSGRSDRQRVTSADVAREAKVSRATVSYVLNDSPRQKIPEDTRRRVREAAARLGYAPSAAARSLRRGRSDIVLGLLPDWPIEHVLGRLVQQLTDALAQHELTFLVHSAAHPARPLREVWKALTPAAVLALDAFPEAEAEAGLMRAAGIEVVMAVHGPVRSGHRSPLVSEEPIGTAQARYLVQAHRRLGYAYPDVAGLGALAGPRLDGVREVCAGLGLPDPDVRTVPVDPDGAVEAVKAWRAADPPVSGICAYNDAVALAVLAAVRSLGLRAPQDLAVIGVDDIPGAALAQPPLTTIVRDTDTIARGLVCRIVDALDGVQVSADPIQEPLWVHVRVSA, from the coding sequence ATGTCCGGAAGATCCGACCGGCAACGTGTGACCAGTGCGGATGTCGCGCGCGAGGCCAAGGTCTCCCGCGCGACAGTGAGTTACGTCCTCAACGACTCGCCACGCCAGAAGATCCCCGAAGACACCCGGCGGAGGGTGCGGGAAGCGGCCGCCCGGCTCGGCTACGCGCCATCGGCCGCGGCGCGCTCGCTGCGCAGGGGGCGCTCGGACATCGTGCTCGGCCTGCTGCCCGACTGGCCGATCGAGCACGTTCTCGGGCGACTCGTCCAGCAGCTGACCGACGCCTTGGCCCAGCATGAGCTGACCTTTCTTGTGCACTCGGCGGCTCACCCCGCCCGGCCACTGCGCGAAGTGTGGAAAGCCTTGACGCCTGCAGCGGTTCTTGCGCTGGATGCGTTCCCGGAGGCCGAGGCGGAGGCCGGCCTCATGCGGGCAGCGGGAATCGAGGTCGTCATGGCCGTGCACGGCCCGGTACGGAGCGGGCATCGGTCTCCGCTCGTGTCGGAGGAACCGATCGGTACGGCGCAGGCCCGCTACCTCGTCCAGGCGCACCGCCGGCTCGGCTATGCCTACCCGGACGTGGCTGGTCTCGGTGCCCTGGCCGGTCCGCGACTGGACGGGGTACGCGAGGTGTGCGCCGGACTCGGCCTCCCGGATCCGGACGTTCGGACTGTGCCCGTCGATCCGGACGGTGCCGTCGAGGCGGTGAAGGCGTGGCGCGCCGCCGATCCGCCGGTGTCGGGTATCTGTGCGTACAACGACGCTGTCGCCCTGGCCGTTCTGGCCGCCGTGCGTTCACTGGGACTGCGGGCGCCGCAGGATCTCGCCGTGATCGGCGTCGACGACATCCCCGGCGCGGCCCTGGCCCAGCCACCGCTCACCACGATCGTCCGTGACACCGACACCATCGCGCGGGGCCTGGTCTGCCGTATCGTCGACGCCCTCGACGGTGTGCAGGTCTCCGCCGATCCCATCCAGGAACCGCTTTGGGTTCATGTTCGAGTGTCCGCCTGA
- a CDS encoding ABC transporter substrate-binding protein — translation MKRRTALQSSLGVVTALALAACGGGNTSGGAGPVNLTIALSSAPNSLDPSQIAVGPFLNYVDPAYATLLTRKADGTLGAGLADKWGYVGKGNTKFELHLRKGVKFADGTPITATDVVNSIKYFQKGSGSGGTWFRPLTFSTPDTSTVVVSSPTPNPDMGALFTPALLGGAIISPAGLKNPKELASATFGAGPYVYSAKQSVSGDHYVYVPNKNFYDKSAIHFKKITVRVMPNVNSQAQALKSGQIDLMYGTPDVAPTLAGDKSITTLKKPTTWAGLFLLDREGTVVKGLGDERVRQALNFAIDRAAITKAVYGDFGAPLSQPAMPGYDGYSPAAEKMYPYDPAKAKKLLKEAGYGKGLTIPVNYGSFDPSTTKMIQAVQDQLGKVGVTLKLRAAANFGGWINDLLTKKYAATVLSPGSGGDTNFYAQQAPFTKTGLMNLFGATDPDFDAAYAKLAKADPQSSGATAKDLTDVIVRKALALPVSATDTIAMYNSKLRGVEFPEGSAQLTSNTMWTTG, via the coding sequence ATGAAGAGACGAACCGCCCTCCAATCCTCCCTCGGCGTGGTGACAGCGCTCGCGCTCGCCGCCTGCGGCGGCGGAAACACCAGCGGCGGCGCCGGCCCGGTGAACCTGACCATCGCCCTGTCCTCGGCGCCCAACAGCCTGGACCCCTCCCAGATCGCTGTCGGGCCCTTCCTGAACTACGTGGATCCCGCCTACGCGACGCTGCTGACCCGCAAGGCCGACGGCACCCTGGGTGCCGGGCTGGCCGACAAGTGGGGCTACGTCGGCAAGGGGAACACCAAGTTCGAGCTCCACCTGCGCAAGGGCGTGAAGTTCGCCGACGGCACGCCGATCACCGCCACCGACGTCGTCAACTCGATCAAGTACTTCCAGAAGGGCAGTGGATCCGGCGGCACCTGGTTCCGTCCCCTGACCTTCTCCACGCCGGACACTTCGACCGTGGTGGTCAGCAGCCCAACGCCGAACCCGGACATGGGGGCGCTGTTCACGCCCGCGCTCCTGGGCGGCGCCATCATCAGCCCGGCGGGGCTGAAGAACCCGAAGGAGCTGGCCTCCGCGACCTTCGGTGCCGGGCCGTACGTGTACAGCGCCAAGCAGTCGGTCTCCGGTGACCACTACGTCTATGTGCCGAACAAGAACTTCTACGACAAGTCCGCCATCCATTTCAAGAAGATCACCGTCCGGGTGATGCCGAATGTCAACTCGCAGGCACAGGCCCTGAAGTCCGGGCAGATCGACCTCATGTACGGCACTCCGGACGTGGCGCCGACGCTCGCTGGCGACAAGTCGATCACGACGCTCAAGAAGCCCACCACCTGGGCGGGTCTGTTCCTCCTGGACCGCGAGGGCACCGTCGTCAAGGGGCTGGGCGACGAGCGGGTCCGGCAGGCGCTGAACTTCGCCATCGACCGTGCCGCCATCACGAAGGCGGTCTACGGCGACTTCGGCGCACCGCTCTCTCAGCCCGCGATGCCCGGTTACGACGGCTACAGCCCCGCGGCCGAGAAGATGTACCCCTACGACCCGGCCAAGGCCAAGAAGTTGCTGAAGGAGGCGGGCTACGGGAAGGGACTGACCATCCCGGTGAACTACGGGTCGTTCGACCCCTCGACGACCAAGATGATCCAGGCCGTGCAGGACCAGCTCGGCAAGGTGGGTGTGACCCTCAAGCTGAGGGCCGCCGCCAACTTCGGTGGCTGGATCAACGACCTGTTGACGAAGAAGTACGCGGCCACCGTGCTCTCGCCGGGCTCGGGTGGCGACACCAACTTCTACGCACAGCAGGCGCCGTTCACCAAGACGGGCCTCATGAACCTCTTCGGCGCTACCGACCCGGACTTCGATGCCGCGTACGCCAAGCTCGCCAAGGCGGACCCGCAGTCCAGTGGCGCCACGGCGAAGGATCTCACCGATGTGATCGTGCGGAAGGCGCTCGCGCTGCCGGTGTCCGCCACCGACACGATCGCCATGTACAACAGCAAGCTGCGCGGGGTGGAGTTCCCGGAGGGCTCCGCCCAGCTGACCTCGAACACCATGTGGACCACCGGCTGA
- a CDS encoding ABC transporter permease yields the protein MFPIIFRRLALSIPLLVAVSAITSLLESFVPGDPARTILGINATKEQYDALRASLHLDKPFVEQYWLYLRDILHGDFGNSLFSGESVLGVIEQRLPVTLILVIGATALSTLVGVLLGVYSATRGRFSRRVFDVVSLLGSALPNFWLALMLVSLFAVKFPIFPATGYTPFAESPGQWAAGLVLPVISLSIGGVALISKITRDAMLSTLNLDYIRTLRASGVRPASIVWKHALRSCGLPVATAVGLTMIAYIPGTILVENIFTLPGLGTTVVDATNQHDLPIVQGLTITFTVMVIVINLLVDVLYSLLNPKVRVA from the coding sequence ATGTTTCCCATCATTTTTCGCAGGCTGGCACTGTCCATACCGCTTCTGGTGGCCGTCTCGGCGATCACCTCGCTTCTGGAGTCGTTCGTGCCGGGTGACCCGGCACGAACGATCCTGGGTATCAACGCGACGAAGGAGCAGTACGACGCGCTGAGAGCCTCGCTCCATCTCGACAAGCCGTTCGTGGAGCAGTACTGGCTGTACCTGCGCGACATCCTGCACGGCGACTTCGGCAACTCGCTGTTCAGCGGTGAATCCGTGCTGGGGGTGATCGAGCAACGCCTGCCGGTCACGCTGATACTGGTGATCGGGGCCACCGCGCTGTCGACCCTGGTCGGCGTCCTGCTCGGCGTGTACAGCGCGACGCGCGGCCGGTTCAGCCGCCGGGTGTTCGACGTGGTGTCCCTGTTGGGCAGCGCCCTGCCCAACTTCTGGCTCGCGCTGATGCTCGTATCCCTGTTCGCCGTCAAGTTCCCGATCTTCCCGGCCACCGGGTACACCCCGTTCGCCGAGTCACCGGGGCAATGGGCGGCCGGCCTCGTGCTGCCCGTGATCTCTCTCTCGATCGGGGGTGTCGCCCTGATCTCCAAGATCACCCGCGACGCGATGCTGTCCACCCTGAACCTCGACTACATCAGGACGCTGCGGGCCTCCGGCGTCCGGCCCGCATCCATCGTCTGGAAGCACGCCCTGCGCAGTTGCGGGCTGCCGGTGGCGACCGCGGTCGGCCTCACGATGATCGCGTACATCCCCGGCACGATCCTCGTCGAGAACATCTTCACCCTGCCGGGGCTCGGGACGACGGTTGTCGACGCGACCAACCAGCACGATCTGCCGATCGTGCAGGGCCTCACCATCACCTTCACGGTCATGGTGATCGTGATCAACCTTCTCGTCGACGTTCTCTACAGCCTCCTGAACCCGAAGGTGCGTGTGGCATGA